The proteins below come from a single Kitasatospora sp. NBC_00315 genomic window:
- a CDS encoding glycoside hydrolase family 16 protein: protein MPSRRRMTALAVAAIGVLALITTGASGNASATQTTALQPAALQPAAAPAAVPAAPAGFTTTWSDDFNGASGTGIDSAWKYDTGAGSTFGTGEIETMTNSTANVYQDGNGHLVLKALHSGTDPAGGWTSGRVETQAATFGAPAGGVVEMVSAIQQPNLTTANGAGYWPAFWMLGSTLRTGTTWPGSGEVDILEDVNSRSSVFGTLHCGVNPGGPCNESTGIGSGEHACTGCQTGYHTYAVQIDRSVSPEQIRWYLDGTNYFTVKANQVDATTWANAVDHPFFIIYDLAMGGGFPSAFGGGPNANTVSGGQMNVDWVAVYNKAPGGTTTGGTTGGGTTTGGSGGTTADGTAAAVRVNATQAQITFKPTTAAAYVDVHYLVNNANQQNLRMTNNAGTWTQTVGNLSAGNTVTYWFTYEKSGAQYDSPHYTYTQS, encoded by the coding sequence GTGCCTTCGCGACGCCGCATGACCGCCCTCGCCGTCGCAGCCATCGGTGTGCTGGCGCTGATTACGACGGGCGCGAGCGGCAACGCGTCCGCCACCCAGACCACCGCGTTGCAACCGGCTGCCCTGCAACCCGCCGCCGCGCCGGCCGCGGTGCCGGCCGCACCGGCAGGCTTCACCACCACCTGGAGCGACGACTTCAACGGTGCTTCCGGAACCGGCATCGACTCGGCCTGGAAGTACGACACCGGCGCCGGCAGCACTTTCGGCACCGGCGAGATCGAGACGATGACCAACAGCACCGCCAACGTCTACCAGGACGGAAACGGGCACCTGGTGCTCAAGGCGCTGCACTCCGGCACCGATCCAGCCGGCGGGTGGACATCAGGCCGGGTCGAGACCCAGGCCGCGACCTTCGGCGCACCCGCCGGCGGCGTCGTGGAGATGGTCTCCGCGATCCAGCAGCCCAATCTCACCACCGCCAACGGGGCCGGTTACTGGCCCGCGTTCTGGATGCTGGGATCGACACTGCGTACCGGCACGACGTGGCCGGGCTCGGGCGAGGTGGACATCCTGGAGGACGTCAACAGTCGCAGCTCCGTCTTCGGCACGCTGCACTGCGGCGTCAACCCGGGCGGCCCGTGCAACGAGAGCACCGGCATCGGCAGCGGTGAGCACGCCTGTACCGGCTGCCAGACCGGCTACCACACCTACGCCGTGCAGATCGACCGCTCCGTCTCCCCGGAGCAGATCCGCTGGTACCTGGACGGGACCAACTACTTCACCGTCAAGGCCAACCAGGTCGACGCCACGACCTGGGCCAACGCGGTGGACCACCCGTTCTTCATCATCTACGACCTCGCCATGGGCGGCGGGTTCCCCTCGGCCTTCGGCGGGGGCCCCAACGCCAACACCGTCTCCGGCGGACAGATGAACGTCGACTGGGTCGCGGTCTACAACAAGGCACCCGGCGGCACCACGACCGGCGGCACGACCGGCGGCGGGACCACGACCGGCGGTTCGGGCGGCACCACGGCCGACGGCACCGCGGCCGCCGTGCGGGTGAACGCCACCCAGGCGCAGATCACCTTCAAGCCGACCACCGCGGCCGCGTACGTGGACGTCCACTACCTGGTCAACAACGCCAACCAGCAGAACCTCCGGATGACCAACAACGCCGGCACGTGGACGCAGACCGTCGGCAACCTGTCCGCCGGAAACACCGTCACCTACTGGTTCACCTACGAGAAGAGCGGTGCCCAGTACGACTCCCCGCACTACACCTACACCCAGAGCTAG
- a CDS encoding DUF5819 family protein, whose translation MAASDHGSGAGHRVVPRATPASRNSPAAPDGPAPRAVAAGPGPEAAAGEPSPEGAAGTGGAGEEGATGGPATATILPEGAPAGQGAEPAAPPPWSPGARLVLGAALVVVVGAVLYHLGAVFLFLAPPNELSLKYQQEINAHIYPEFDQNWQLFAPNPLQADIHVQVRVQTLDSGGARAEPDWADLTASDLAAVKHNPAPSHLDQNMLRRGWDYYTTWHSQQDETPTGSGAPLSEQYLKRLALQRVGARWQGSPIVGVQLRSATWQVPGPPWTGPAPVGAPEYRTLGWWAVSPQDYAGLGAA comes from the coding sequence ATGGCAGCGAGCGACCACGGCTCGGGGGCCGGGCACCGGGTCGTCCCGCGTGCGACGCCCGCCTCCCGGAACAGCCCCGCAGCACCGGACGGACCGGCGCCGCGGGCCGTAGCGGCGGGGCCGGGGCCGGAAGCCGCAGCGGGTGAGCCGTCCCCCGAAGGAGCCGCCGGTACGGGCGGAGCAGGCGAGGAGGGCGCGACCGGGGGCCCGGCGACCGCGACGATCCTCCCGGAGGGCGCCCCGGCCGGACAAGGCGCGGAGCCGGCAGCGCCGCCGCCCTGGTCGCCGGGCGCCCGCCTGGTGCTGGGCGCAGCCCTCGTCGTCGTGGTGGGAGCCGTCCTCTACCACCTGGGCGCGGTCTTCCTCTTTCTCGCCCCGCCCAACGAGCTCTCACTCAAGTACCAGCAGGAGATCAACGCTCACATCTATCCGGAGTTCGACCAGAACTGGCAGCTCTTCGCGCCCAACCCGCTCCAGGCCGACATCCATGTCCAGGTGCGGGTGCAGACGCTGGATTCGGGCGGCGCCCGCGCCGAGCCCGACTGGGCCGACCTGACCGCGTCGGACCTCGCGGCCGTCAAGCACAACCCCGCCCCTTCGCATCTCGACCAGAACATGCTGCGGCGGGGCTGGGACTACTACACCACCTGGCACAGCCAGCAGGACGAGACACCGACGGGCAGCGGCGCACCGCTCTCGGAGCAGTACCTGAAGCGGCTGGCGCTCCAGCGTGTCGGCGCGCGGTGGCAGGGCAGCCCGATCGTCGGGGTGCAGCTGCGATCCGCCACCTGGCAGGTGCCCGGACCGCCCTGGACGGGTCCGGCCCCAGTGGGAGCGCCGGAGTACCGGACCCTCGGCTGGTGGGCCGTCAGCCCCCAGGACTACGCCGGACTGGGAGCGGCCTGA
- a CDS encoding HTTM domain-containing protein: MFARTLAPYQAAVVRIGVAFTFCAFLLREWPLRRELYGDRTAWSLDLARQMLAGNHAFTLLAWSDSRVWFEFVYTLAIVVGALLLVGWRTRLTSVLFMLLVLSLENRAALLGDGGDNVVHLLAIYLAFTRCGTVWSLDARRVRRHAASGSDPWGAALWLAAGAALAVSWATGVPAPGVLGFGSHSWGLLLWPSWAVTGVHHALRVRRSRGEAAAVSEALANLVHNSAMLVIAVQVCLIYATAGWYKIQGSLWQNGSAVYYPLHLPYFAPWPELAPVLSGNSTLVLLLTYGTVMVQVSFPFLVFNRRIKNVLLILMIAEHIGIAVILGLPFFSLAMITADAVFLPTGFLRRVEALGAACFAGPVRTRPRPDTATAPAP, encoded by the coding sequence GTGTTCGCCCGCACCCTCGCCCCCTATCAGGCGGCCGTGGTGCGCATCGGTGTCGCCTTCACCTTCTGCGCCTTCCTGCTGCGGGAATGGCCGCTGCGGCGGGAGCTCTACGGTGACCGGACGGCCTGGAGCCTGGATCTGGCCCGTCAGATGCTGGCGGGCAACCACGCCTTCACGCTCCTGGCCTGGTCCGACAGCCGGGTGTGGTTCGAGTTCGTCTACACGCTCGCCATCGTGGTCGGTGCCCTGCTGCTGGTCGGCTGGCGCACCCGCTTGACGTCCGTGCTCTTCATGCTGCTGGTGCTCTCCCTGGAGAACCGCGCGGCGCTCCTCGGCGACGGAGGCGACAACGTCGTCCACCTCCTCGCCATCTACCTGGCCTTCACGCGCTGCGGCACGGTCTGGTCACTGGACGCGCGCCGGGTGCGCCGCCACGCCGCCTCCGGGTCCGATCCGTGGGGAGCGGCGTTGTGGCTCGCCGCCGGAGCGGCGCTGGCCGTGAGCTGGGCGACCGGCGTGCCGGCCCCCGGCGTGCTCGGGTTCGGCTCCCACTCCTGGGGGCTGCTCCTGTGGCCGTCCTGGGCGGTGACCGGAGTGCACCACGCGCTCCGTGTCCGGCGTTCGCGTGGCGAGGCGGCGGCAGTCTCCGAGGCCCTCGCCAACCTGGTCCACAACTCGGCCATGCTGGTCATCGCCGTCCAGGTGTGCCTCATCTACGCCACGGCGGGCTGGTACAAGATCCAGGGATCCCTCTGGCAGAACGGCAGCGCGGTCTACTACCCGCTGCATCTCCCGTACTTCGCCCCCTGGCCCGAACTGGCACCCGTGCTCTCCGGCAACAGCACACTGGTCCTGTTGCTCACCTACGGAACAGTGATGGTCCAGGTCTCCTTCCCCTTTCTCGTCTTCAACCGCCGGATCAAGAACGTGCTCCTGATCCTGATGATCGCCGAGCACATCGGCATCGCCGTCATCCTGGGTCTGCCCTTCTTCTCGCTGGCGATGATCACCGCCGACGCCGTCTTTCTGCCCACCGGCTTCCTGCGGCGGGTGGAGGCGCTGGGCGCGGCCTGCTTCGCCGGGCCGGTGAGGACGCGACCGCGGCCGGACACTGCCACCGCGCCCGCGCCGTAG
- a CDS encoding SigE family RNA polymerase sigma factor — protein MRGSDVEDFTSFVQARSAALFRTALLLTGERHAADDLVQSTLEKVYRHWRRVRSADVPEAYARRILVNLANDRWRRQRGHAETPLHDDAGGERVDPYKGVDARDELMRTLQELPTSMRTVLVLRYFEELSDAEIAGLMNTSASTVRSQASRGLAKLRSAVARNTRHTPSGGAA, from the coding sequence ATGCGCGGCAGTGACGTCGAGGATTTCACGTCGTTCGTCCAGGCGCGGTCGGCGGCGCTGTTCAGGACCGCGTTGCTTCTCACCGGGGAGCGCCATGCGGCCGACGATCTCGTGCAGTCCACGCTGGAGAAGGTCTACCGGCATTGGCGACGGGTCCGCTCCGCGGACGTGCCCGAGGCCTACGCGCGCAGGATCCTGGTGAATCTCGCCAACGACCGCTGGCGCAGGCAGCGCGGGCACGCGGAGACACCGCTCCATGACGACGCCGGTGGTGAGCGGGTCGATCCGTACAAGGGCGTCGACGCGCGGGACGAGCTGATGCGCACGCTCCAGGAACTGCCGACCAGCATGCGAACCGTACTGGTGCTGCGGTACTTCGAGGAGCTCAGCGACGCGGAGATCGCCGGTCTGATGAACACTTCGGCCAGTACGGTGCGGTCCCAGGCGAGCCGCGGACTGGCGAAACTCCGGTCGGCCGTCGCCCGGAACACCCGTCACACACCCTCGGGAGGGGCCGCATGA